In the genome of Pseudobacteriovorax antillogorgiicola, one region contains:
- a CDS encoding M14 family zinc carboxypeptidase — MWSKHLFAFCLAALPLQAVADAIPPWGVPFYPQEPQKAEIGEIPKICRESLAKLPGEFDKARIAKACDEVQVLPTCKSVAGDPIYHYDSKVQPSTRQKKVLVLGLMHGDEAEGGSVARRWMERLVDLTARNQWRIVPILNPDGWEAKTRMNANGVDINRNFPSKDWDELAHKYWVQKKGKDPRRNPGPSAGSEPETKCTIKHIEDFRPDFIVAIHTPYGVLDFDGPKIRFPNYKWIPWVSLGTFPGSLGRYMWKDKNVPVLTVELKDSKLLEKMDQLDFLQDIAGTVAMRASKKRPRMDAVNDSQEESNN; from the coding sequence ATGTGGTCAAAACATCTTTTCGCTTTCTGCCTAGCCGCCTTGCCATTGCAAGCTGTGGCTGACGCAATTCCTCCCTGGGGAGTTCCGTTTTACCCGCAGGAACCCCAAAAGGCGGAAATAGGCGAAATCCCAAAGATCTGTCGCGAGTCTCTTGCAAAATTGCCAGGAGAATTTGATAAGGCACGAATCGCCAAAGCCTGTGATGAAGTTCAAGTCTTACCCACCTGTAAGAGCGTGGCAGGCGATCCGATCTACCATTACGACTCAAAGGTCCAACCCTCCACCCGCCAGAAAAAAGTGCTGGTTCTCGGCTTAATGCACGGCGACGAGGCCGAAGGGGGCAGCGTTGCTCGACGGTGGATGGAGAGGCTTGTCGACCTAACAGCTAGGAACCAGTGGCGGATCGTTCCCATTCTGAATCCTGATGGTTGGGAGGCGAAAACTCGAATGAATGCCAATGGTGTCGATATTAACCGCAACTTTCCCTCGAAGGACTGGGATGAACTGGCTCACAAATACTGGGTCCAGAAAAAAGGCAAAGACCCAAGACGCAATCCTGGCCCTAGCGCGGGCAGCGAACCTGAAACCAAATGCACGATCAAGCACATTGAAGACTTTCGACCAGACTTCATTGTTGCGATCCACACTCCTTATGGCGTCTTAGACTTTGACGGACCGAAGATTCGTTTCCCGAACTACAAGTGGATTCCATGGGTTTCGTTAGGAACGTTCCCAGGATCTCTGGGCCGCTACATGTGGAAGGATAAGAATGTCCCGGTTCTCACGGTAGAACTCAAAGATTCAAAACTATTAGAGAAGATGGACCAGTTAGACTTCCTCCAGGACATCGCAGGGACAGTTGCCATGAGGGCTTCCAAAAAGCGACCACGGATGGATGCTGTAAACGATTCCCAAGAGGAGAGCAATAACTGA
- the hisH gene encoding imidazole glycerol phosphate synthase subunit HisH: MIAIVNTGGSNLSSVSNAIDRLDCPWIITQDPDIILKAEKVLLPGVGAARASMDKIIKAELSEMLPRLTQPTLGICLGMQLLFEGSDEGQTACLGMIPGRVTAIPRNEGLTLPHMGWNRLSFKSDSALLKNVEEGSFVYFVHSFQGPINQYTKAATHYGVEIPALVEKDNFFGAQFHPEKSAAIGQTMLRNFIAL; the protein is encoded by the coding sequence ATGATAGCCATTGTCAACACCGGAGGATCAAACCTTTCCTCTGTTAGTAATGCCATAGACCGACTGGATTGCCCCTGGATCATCACTCAGGACCCAGACATCATACTTAAGGCAGAAAAAGTTCTTCTACCCGGCGTGGGAGCAGCACGAGCTTCTATGGACAAAATTATCAAAGCGGAGCTTAGTGAGATGCTACCGCGATTGACTCAGCCAACGTTAGGAATCTGCCTGGGAATGCAGTTGCTTTTCGAGGGTTCGGATGAGGGTCAAACAGCCTGCCTGGGTATGATCCCTGGCCGGGTGACGGCAATTCCCAGGAACGAAGGACTGACGCTACCCCACATGGGCTGGAACCGCTTAAGTTTCAAATCAGATAGTGCCTTGCTAAAAAATGTGGAAGAAGGCTCTTTTGTTTACTTCGTCCATTCATTTCAAGGCCCGATTAATCAGTACACAAAAGCAGCGACCCATTACGGTGTGGAAATTCCAGCCCTTGTTGAGAAAGATAATTTCTTTGGTGCCCAATTTCATCCTGAAAAATCTGCTGCCATTGGCCAAACTATGCTTAGGAACTTTATTGCCTTATGA
- the hisD gene encoding histidinol dehydrogenase codes for MKIFNWSDLNSEEQAFVLSRPALDQSASVSEKVAQIISQVRQNGDEAVKALTETFDGVTLDHLAVSPAEFEDAESSISARSREAILTAIENVSKFHEVQKPSSISIETMPGVTCRREARPIERVGLYVPGGTAPLPSTVVMLGVPATIAGCPLKVLCTPPRKDGSIDPHILVAAKLTGIDQVYKAGGAQAIAAMAFGTGSIPSVSKIFGPGNTWVTEAKLQVAKDPAGAMYDMPAGPSEVMVIADENASPDFIASDLLSQAEHGVDSQSILVTNSKHIAEQVVEAVMTQLSQLSRKDIAAIALEKSRIITTDNLSEALAISNRYGPEHLIIQVTDPESWTSKIHNAGSVFLGPWSPESVGDYASGTNHVLPTYGYAKAVSGLSLDSFLKQVTFQNLSAEGLCSLGPTVEHLAELEGLDAHKNAVSIRLQQLKGKGLSS; via the coding sequence ATGAAGATTTTCAATTGGTCAGATTTAAATAGCGAAGAGCAGGCTTTCGTTCTTTCGAGGCCAGCCTTGGATCAATCCGCCAGTGTTTCAGAAAAGGTTGCTCAGATCATCTCTCAAGTTCGGCAAAATGGAGATGAAGCCGTCAAGGCTCTTACGGAGACATTTGATGGAGTCACCTTAGATCATCTAGCCGTGAGCCCAGCAGAATTCGAAGACGCTGAGTCGAGTATATCAGCGCGAAGTCGTGAAGCAATCCTTACAGCAATCGAAAATGTGAGTAAGTTTCACGAAGTCCAAAAGCCGTCGTCGATTTCTATTGAAACGATGCCTGGTGTTACCTGTCGCCGCGAAGCTCGGCCCATTGAGCGCGTTGGGCTATACGTTCCTGGCGGTACCGCCCCCTTACCATCGACAGTGGTCATGCTTGGTGTTCCTGCGACCATAGCTGGGTGCCCTCTCAAAGTGCTATGCACACCTCCCAGAAAAGATGGCAGCATCGACCCTCATATTCTTGTTGCAGCCAAGCTCACTGGAATCGATCAAGTCTACAAGGCTGGTGGGGCCCAGGCTATTGCAGCCATGGCATTCGGTACTGGATCCATACCTTCAGTCTCTAAAATCTTTGGTCCAGGAAACACATGGGTTACTGAAGCCAAATTGCAGGTTGCCAAAGACCCTGCGGGTGCCATGTATGATATGCCTGCTGGCCCTTCTGAAGTTATGGTTATTGCCGATGAGAATGCTAGCCCCGACTTCATCGCTTCCGACCTTCTGTCTCAGGCAGAGCATGGTGTCGACTCCCAGTCGATCCTTGTAACGAATTCGAAGCACATAGCTGAGCAAGTGGTTGAGGCTGTTATGACCCAATTATCACAGTTATCCCGCAAAGATATTGCAGCTATTGCCCTTGAGAAAAGCAGGATCATCACAACTGACAACCTGAGCGAAGCCTTAGCAATCTCCAATCGCTATGGTCCCGAGCACTTGATTATCCAAGTGACTGATCCTGAGTCATGGACGAGCAAAATTCACAATGCTGGCTCCGTGTTTCTGGGTCCTTGGTCCCCTGAATCTGTGGGAGACTATGCCAGCGGCACCAATCATGTGCTTCCAACCTATGGCTATGCAAAAGCTGTCAGTGGCTTGAGCTTAGACTCGTTCTTAAAGCAGGTTACCTTTCAAAACTTGAGTGCAGAAGGCTTGTGCTCTTTAGGGCCAACAGTCGAACACCTTGCTGAACTGGAAGGTTTAGATGCTCATAAAAACGCTGTCAGCATTCGCCTCCAGCAGCTCAAGGGAAAAGGTTTGTCATCATGA
- the hisIE gene encoding bifunctional phosphoribosyl-AMP cyclohydrolase/phosphoribosyl-ATP diphosphatase HisIE: MINQVNWQKVDGLVPAVVQDANSKDVLMLGYMNQEALAQTIETRRVTFFSRSKSRLWTKGETSGHFLELEEISLDCDQDTFLIKARPIGPTCHLGTKTCFGDVATDVSFLKELSNVIEQRFEQRPEGSYVSRLIDKGLHKMAQKVGEEGVEVALAAKDDDKQEFLGESADLLFHLMVLLKAKNCTIEEVCQVLYDRHSNQSPS, from the coding sequence ATGATCAATCAAGTCAATTGGCAAAAAGTTGACGGGTTAGTGCCCGCTGTTGTCCAAGATGCGAATAGCAAGGATGTCCTCATGCTTGGCTATATGAATCAAGAGGCATTGGCACAAACTATCGAAACTCGTAGGGTTACATTTTTCAGTCGAAGCAAGTCTCGGCTGTGGACGAAGGGTGAGACATCGGGTCATTTTCTGGAGTTAGAGGAGATTAGTCTCGACTGCGATCAAGATACGTTTCTTATTAAAGCTAGGCCGATCGGCCCCACATGTCACCTAGGAACTAAAACCTGCTTTGGTGATGTTGCCACCGACGTCAGCTTCCTTAAAGAGCTATCAAACGTTATCGAACAGCGATTTGAGCAGCGGCCCGAAGGGTCATATGTGAGTCGACTGATCGATAAGGGCCTCCATAAGATGGCTCAAAAGGTCGGTGAAGAGGGGGTAGAAGTCGCGCTCGCTGCGAAAGATGATGACAAGCAGGAGTTTCTAGGAGAGTCTGCTGACTTGCTGTTTCATCTAATGGTGCTATTAAAGGCAAAAAATTGTACCATAGAAGAGGTTTGTCAGGTCCTTTACGATCGCCATTCTAATCAATCTCCCTCCTAA
- a CDS encoding YerC/YecD family TrpR-related protein, with protein MASQSGKTDDHWNGRFLEELYQSLSLLDGPEEFQAFFDDLCTPAELRSMADRWRVAKQLEKGDSYRTINEQTGVSTTTITRVARSMTYGAKGYRILLDKQKKKDGIS; from the coding sequence ATGGCAAGCCAATCTGGAAAAACAGACGATCATTGGAACGGTCGCTTTCTTGAGGAGCTTTATCAGAGCTTGAGTCTGTTAGACGGGCCAGAAGAGTTTCAGGCATTCTTTGACGATCTATGCACGCCCGCAGAACTACGCTCCATGGCAGATCGCTGGCGGGTTGCCAAACAGCTTGAGAAAGGCGACTCCTATCGGACCATCAATGAGCAAACCGGTGTAAGCACCACAACGATCACCAGAGTCGCACGATCAATGACATACGGCGCAAAAGGCTATCGAATTTTATTGGACAAACAGAAAAAGAAAGACGGAATCTCATGA
- the hisF gene encoding imidazole glycerol phosphate synthase subunit HisF, producing MLSKRIVPCLDVRDGQVVKGVKFKNHVILGEILDLAQRYRDQGADELVFYDITASAEKRTVSTKWIEDTAQVIDIPFCVAGGIRSVDDARRVLHAGADKVSINSPAIERPDLINELAKEFGSQCVVIGVDSALQDDDYYIWKYTGSESTAQSAGKKTMDWLVEVQERGAGEIVLNCMGADGTKVGYDLKQLRIARDFCQVPLIASGGAGSLEDFKNAFIDAKVDAALAAGVFHRGEITVPDLKRYLKSQGLEVRL from the coding sequence ATGTTAAGCAAACGAATCGTTCCCTGCTTGGATGTACGGGATGGTCAAGTTGTAAAAGGGGTTAAGTTTAAGAACCATGTGATTCTTGGCGAGATCCTCGACCTTGCTCAGCGCTACCGAGACCAAGGGGCTGACGAGCTGGTATTCTATGACATCACTGCCAGTGCTGAAAAACGAACCGTCTCGACCAAGTGGATCGAAGACACTGCACAGGTCATCGATATCCCTTTCTGCGTAGCTGGGGGCATTCGCTCTGTAGACGATGCGAGGCGAGTTTTGCACGCCGGTGCCGATAAAGTCTCGATCAACTCACCAGCAATCGAACGACCTGACCTAATCAATGAACTTGCAAAAGAATTTGGCTCTCAATGTGTGGTCATTGGCGTCGACTCTGCCCTTCAAGATGATGATTACTACATTTGGAAGTATACCGGTAGCGAATCAACGGCTCAAAGTGCTGGTAAAAAGACAATGGACTGGCTAGTCGAGGTTCAGGAACGGGGAGCTGGAGAAATCGTCCTCAACTGCATGGGAGCCGATGGCACCAAAGTTGGTTACGATCTTAAGCAGCTCCGCATTGCCCGCGATTTCTGCCAAGTTCCGCTGATTGCCTCAGGTGGTGCTGGCAGTCTGGAAGACTTCAAAAATGCTTTTATCGATGCCAAAGTCGATGCTGCTCTGGCAGCTGGAGTCTTTCACCGTGGAGAGATCACAGTTCCAGATCTGAAACGATATTTGAAATCTCAGGGCCTGGAGGTTCGGCTATGA
- the hisB gene encoding bifunctional histidinol-phosphatase/imidazoleglycerol-phosphate dehydratase HisB: protein MKKLLFIDRDGTICKEPEDEQVDRIDKIELLTGVIPSLLKLQSHGYTLVMISNQDGLGTESFPQEDFDVPHQFLMKLLQSQGIQFETTLICPHLPSDQCGCRKPNLDLVLPYLQDPHWDRDRSAVIGDRDSDLLLAERMGIRGIRVNEPDATQGASWDDIAHELTSLRRQATVSRKTKETAINIEIDLDRTGLNHFATGIGFFDHMLEQLPKHGGFSLKVACEGDLHIDDHHTVEDIGLALGQCFRKALGDKIGIQRYGFVLPMDESEAKVSLDLGGRPYFIFKGEFKRDMVGELATEMVPHFFRSFAESLGANLHMSIEGGNDHHKVEGLFKGLARTLRQAVKNDQSGELPSTKGML, encoded by the coding sequence ATGAAAAAGCTATTATTCATCGACCGAGATGGTACCATTTGCAAAGAGCCGGAGGATGAACAAGTTGATCGCATCGATAAGATCGAATTACTTACGGGAGTCATCCCTAGTTTATTAAAGCTCCAAAGTCACGGCTATACTCTAGTCATGATCAGCAATCAAGACGGTTTGGGGACAGAGAGTTTTCCTCAAGAAGACTTTGATGTTCCACATCAGTTCTTGATGAAGCTACTACAAAGCCAAGGGATTCAATTCGAGACTACTTTGATTTGCCCACATCTGCCGTCAGATCAGTGCGGCTGCCGTAAGCCCAATCTTGATTTGGTTCTGCCTTATTTGCAAGATCCTCATTGGGATCGAGATCGCTCCGCTGTCATCGGCGATCGGGACTCCGATCTACTCTTAGCGGAACGCATGGGAATTCGTGGCATTCGTGTTAATGAACCTGATGCCACGCAAGGTGCATCGTGGGATGATATCGCTCACGAGCTAACGTCTCTTAGGCGTCAAGCCACTGTCAGCCGCAAGACGAAGGAAACTGCAATCAACATTGAAATCGATCTCGATCGCACAGGTCTGAATCACTTCGCCACAGGAATTGGTTTTTTCGATCACATGCTAGAACAGTTGCCCAAGCACGGTGGCTTTTCACTCAAGGTTGCCTGTGAAGGTGACCTTCATATCGATGACCACCATACGGTAGAAGATATCGGCTTAGCACTGGGACAGTGTTTCCGCAAAGCTCTTGGCGACAAGATTGGCATCCAGCGCTACGGCTTTGTATTGCCCATGGATGAGTCTGAAGCAAAGGTAAGTCTCGACCTTGGTGGTCGCCCTTACTTTATTTTTAAGGGAGAGTTCAAAAGGGATATGGTTGGCGAACTGGCCACAGAAATGGTGCCTCACTTCTTCAGATCGTTTGCTGAGTCTCTAGGAGCAAACCTTCACATGAGCATTGAAGGCGGCAACGATCACCACAAAGTTGAAGGACTTTTCAAAGGTCTCGCTAGGACGCTTCGCCAAGCTGTGAAAAACGACCAATCGGGTGAACTTCCATCTACAAAGGGAATGCTATGA
- the hisA gene encoding 1-(5-phosphoribosyl)-5-[(5-phosphoribosylamino)methylideneamino]imidazole-4-carboxamide isomerase, translating into MKIYPAIDMINGQVVRLTKGLFDQKTIYNDNPVQMAKEFQAMGATYLHVVDLDGAKQGAPQQTKIIRTIAEETKLKLQVGGGVRSAGDVSELLDAGVDRVIIGSLAVKDMAATKRILETFGGERITLGLDVSLNDAGTPMVATHGWQEVSNLTADEVLNEYLSLGLSQVLCTDISRDGTLTGPNFELYKELSLRFPTVKFLASGGLKSVDQVKALKADNVGGAIIGKAIYEGTLDLREALIC; encoded by the coding sequence ATGAAAATTTATCCTGCTATCGACATGATTAATGGCCAAGTTGTTCGTTTAACTAAGGGCCTCTTCGACCAAAAAACAATCTATAACGATAACCCTGTGCAGATGGCTAAAGAGTTTCAAGCCATGGGAGCCACCTATCTTCATGTTGTGGACTTAGATGGAGCGAAGCAAGGTGCTCCCCAGCAAACGAAAATTATCCGCACAATTGCTGAGGAAACTAAGCTCAAACTCCAGGTTGGCGGCGGAGTCCGAAGTGCCGGTGATGTATCAGAACTATTAGACGCTGGTGTGGATCGTGTCATCATCGGCAGCCTAGCTGTGAAGGATATGGCCGCAACAAAAAGAATCTTAGAAACTTTTGGGGGTGAACGTATCACCTTAGGCTTAGACGTCTCGCTTAACGATGCCGGAACCCCAATGGTCGCCACCCACGGTTGGCAAGAAGTATCAAACCTGACTGCAGATGAAGTTCTGAACGAGTACCTGTCACTCGGCTTATCACAAGTGCTTTGCACAGACATCAGTCGCGATGGAACACTTACAGGACCAAATTTCGAACTCTACAAAGAGCTTTCCCTGCGCTTCCCTACCGTAAAGTTTTTAGCTTCTGGCGGTTTGAAGTCTGTGGATCAGGTTAAGGCACTGAAGGCTGACAATGTGGGTGGCGCCATCATCGGCAAGGCTATTTACGAAGGCACCTTAGACTTGAGGGAGGCTTTGATATGTTAA
- a CDS encoding 7TM diverse intracellular signaling domain-containing protein, with amino-acid sequence MKGLAILIWLLWYRPAFGVDAIDFSRIDDQKSVDHALYLADQDGIVTVESLVSSSESAFKDSGGKNLSFGWTKAVYWVKLPVTNTGNESIQKLLEISWPLLDSIKIFIYDGRELVEQFNLGDKLPFNSRLIHATSFVVPIIVPSGSQHDIYLQVSSTSSVQIPMTLWDPIYYYEVASRFIAAQAFYYGAMVVMMGYNFFIFLASRKLAYFIYVCFVASYVILQSSLKGISFQYVWPNNTSLSDYAISFGGSVAVLFVLLFAYVFLRIDQSSFDKLRKVLKFEIGIGLVFITFCAVAPYSLAIKPLAGFTVVAILTALVAGVIQFSNGLKQARYYILAWLALITGTTTFLLKQFGVLPLNFFTEYAMQIGSFLEVLLLSFALADQLNVMREKLQVANRGLEKLVASIQTQVDQKTQEIRTILNTIQQGIFMIMPGENCIHGDYSAHSEVILGARDLSGKDVFEIFLSHTELAEEELDQIRTVLSLTIGEPQLAFEMNSHLLPNEVIYHQRDLTLSLELDWQPVVDDDDDQIEKILVSIRDITDLKRLKDESHKNEQELMIVSEILDVKREKFLSFWRYLSEVLDDLEIFEHRDDITQGDLDHLRRSMHTVKGNARQLCLVHLSHAIHEFEESLNDDVRTVGRNIKPAADRLMAVCTVYRKVACDKLAIIGDDNRTQKIPYQIARIWLLEIDRWGLHESGNLKSLLKDVKQKSLEAAYSTFAEYIRDLAKGTEKLAADLGKVAPSFLINGDAYFLSDEGQRFLDRVMIHLIRNSLDHGIESPQERISRGKVEGGTISVKISPSDRGYEIVYRDDGRGLNIPTLRNICETTPGSLLALCSVIFRPGLTTASTVTLVSGRGVGLDAVKLETESFGGRIEIELDHHDLSKEFVSFQFRLYLPTHLIKENQNLVAA; translated from the coding sequence TTGAAAGGCCTAGCTATCCTTATCTGGCTGCTCTGGTACCGACCCGCATTTGGGGTGGATGCTATCGACTTCAGCAGGATCGACGACCAAAAGTCTGTGGATCATGCACTCTATTTGGCTGATCAGGATGGGATAGTGACCGTTGAAAGCTTGGTTTCGAGCTCGGAGTCAGCATTTAAAGACTCAGGTGGCAAAAACTTATCCTTTGGCTGGACCAAGGCGGTATATTGGGTAAAACTTCCTGTGACGAATACCGGAAATGAGAGTATCCAGAAACTTTTGGAAATATCATGGCCTCTGCTAGATTCCATTAAAATATTTATCTACGATGGTCGGGAGTTGGTAGAACAGTTTAATCTTGGCGACAAGTTGCCTTTTAATAGTCGACTCATTCATGCAACAAGCTTTGTCGTGCCCATCATCGTTCCCTCGGGAAGCCAACATGATATTTACCTTCAAGTGTCCTCGACTTCTTCTGTCCAGATTCCAATGACCCTCTGGGACCCAATTTATTACTATGAGGTTGCTTCACGATTCATCGCAGCCCAGGCCTTTTATTACGGGGCTATGGTGGTTATGATGGGGTATAACTTCTTTATTTTCCTTGCTTCAAGAAAGCTTGCTTACTTTATCTACGTATGTTTCGTAGCATCTTATGTGATATTACAGTCATCCCTGAAAGGGATTTCGTTTCAATACGTTTGGCCAAACAATACGTCACTCTCAGATTACGCTATTAGCTTTGGTGGAAGTGTTGCCGTTCTCTTTGTTTTATTATTCGCTTATGTGTTTCTAAGGATTGATCAAAGCTCCTTTGATAAATTAAGGAAAGTACTCAAGTTTGAGATTGGTATTGGTTTGGTGTTTATTACTTTCTGCGCTGTTGCGCCTTACAGCCTTGCCATTAAACCTCTTGCGGGATTTACGGTTGTTGCGATTCTTACGGCACTCGTAGCCGGTGTCATTCAGTTCTCTAACGGGCTAAAGCAGGCTCGCTACTATATATTAGCCTGGCTTGCCTTGATCACCGGAACTACCACGTTTTTGCTAAAGCAGTTTGGTGTTTTACCCCTGAACTTTTTTACTGAGTATGCGATGCAAATTGGATCGTTTTTGGAAGTCCTTCTTCTATCTTTTGCTCTGGCGGACCAATTGAATGTGATGCGAGAGAAGCTTCAAGTCGCCAATCGTGGCTTGGAAAAACTGGTGGCAAGTATTCAAACTCAAGTAGATCAAAAAACCCAGGAGATTCGAACCATATTGAATACCATCCAACAAGGGATATTTATGATCATGCCCGGAGAAAATTGCATTCACGGTGATTACTCTGCTCACAGCGAAGTTATCCTGGGGGCCCGAGATCTTTCTGGCAAAGATGTGTTTGAAATTTTTTTAAGTCATACAGAATTAGCAGAGGAAGAGCTGGATCAGATTCGCACAGTTTTGAGCCTGACAATTGGCGAACCTCAATTAGCTTTTGAAATGAACTCTCATCTTCTACCAAACGAAGTTATTTATCACCAACGAGATCTTACTTTATCTTTGGAATTAGACTGGCAGCCAGTCGTAGATGATGATGACGATCAGATAGAAAAGATCTTAGTGTCTATTCGTGATATCACTGACCTAAAAAGACTGAAGGATGAGAGCCACAAAAACGAACAGGAACTTATGATTGTTTCTGAGATCCTAGACGTTAAACGAGAGAAGTTTCTTTCCTTTTGGCGCTACCTATCGGAAGTGCTCGACGATTTGGAAATCTTCGAACATCGCGATGATATCACCCAAGGTGACTTGGATCACCTTAGACGATCAATGCATACGGTAAAAGGAAATGCTCGCCAGCTCTGTCTTGTGCATCTGTCTCATGCTATCCATGAATTCGAAGAGAGCCTAAACGACGATGTTCGCACAGTAGGGCGAAATATTAAGCCTGCTGCGGATCGTTTGATGGCGGTATGTACAGTCTATCGAAAGGTTGCATGTGACAAGCTTGCTATTATTGGTGACGATAATCGAACTCAGAAAATCCCCTACCAAATAGCTCGGATTTGGCTACTTGAAATTGACCGTTGGGGGCTTCACGAATCAGGGAACTTGAAGTCTTTACTGAAGGACGTCAAACAAAAATCCTTGGAAGCTGCTTATTCAACATTTGCAGAGTATATCAGAGATTTGGCAAAGGGTACCGAAAAGCTAGCAGCTGATCTTGGCAAAGTTGCACCTTCATTTCTTATCAATGGTGATGCCTACTTTTTAAGTGATGAAGGACAACGCTTCTTAGATCGAGTTATGATCCACTTGATACGTAACTCTTTGGATCATGGTATCGAATCACCACAAGAACGGATTAGTAGAGGTAAAGTGGAAGGTGGGACAATTTCTGTTAAGATCTCGCCGAGTGACCGTGGTTACGAAATTGTCTATCGTGATGATGGACGAGGTCTTAACATTCCAACTCTACGAAATATCTGCGAGACGACTCCTGGCAGTTTACTAGCTCTATGCTCCGTGATCTTCCGTCCCGGACTAACCACAGCTAGTACGGTCACCTTGGTTTCGGGGCGGGGTGTAGGCCTTGATGCCGTGAAACTGGAAACAGAGTCTTTTGGGGGGCGTATTGAGATCGAGCTTGATCACCACGACCTCTCCAAGGAATTCGTAAGCTTTCAGTTTCGATTGTACCTACCGACTCACTTAATTAAAGAGAATCAGAACTTAGTTGCTGCATGA
- the hisG gene encoding ATP phosphoribosyltransferase encodes MKNLRIAIQKSGRLSEKCLSLLNRCGLQFDNRKRTLISRAKNHPVELMLVRDDDIPHYVRDGVCDIGIVGLNELEEKIGCSKSPDNPVKVIRSLGFGSCRLSLAWPKSVPFEGLESFSGKRIATSYPNILERYLESKSIAAEAVEISGSVEVTPSIGVADAICDLVSTGATLDSNGLKEVITILESEAVLVRSNQTLESEQEDFLTRLLQRIDGTLLAQNANYIMMNAPKSSIDEIAQYLPGMETPTVVPLSTDSSKVAIHAVAQEDVVWETMEQLKRAGASSILVLPIEKIIE; translated from the coding sequence ATGAAGAACTTGCGAATCGCTATCCAAAAAAGTGGACGATTAAGTGAAAAATGCCTATCCCTATTAAATCGCTGCGGCCTTCAGTTTGATAATCGCAAGAGAACCCTGATTTCGAGGGCAAAAAATCATCCTGTCGAGCTTATGTTGGTCCGTGACGACGATATTCCACATTATGTCCGCGATGGTGTCTGCGATATCGGGATCGTAGGGCTTAACGAACTTGAAGAAAAGATTGGTTGTAGCAAGAGCCCAGACAACCCTGTGAAGGTGATTCGCAGCTTGGGCTTTGGCAGCTGTCGCCTTTCACTAGCATGGCCAAAATCGGTGCCGTTTGAAGGGTTGGAAAGTTTCAGCGGCAAACGCATCGCCACATCATATCCGAACATATTAGAGCGCTATCTTGAATCGAAAAGCATCGCTGCGGAGGCTGTAGAAATCAGTGGCTCTGTTGAAGTCACACCTTCCATTGGTGTTGCCGATGCCATCTGTGATCTGGTTTCCACTGGTGCGACTCTTGATTCCAATGGCCTCAAAGAAGTGATCACCATTTTAGAGAGCGAAGCGGTATTAGTACGATCTAATCAAACTTTAGAGTCAGAACAAGAAGACTTTCTTACACGATTGCTACAAAGAATCGACGGCACCCTGCTTGCACAAAACGCAAATTACATCATGATGAATGCGCCCAAGTCTTCCATCGACGAAATTGCTCAATACTTACCTGGAATGGAAACACCCACGGTGGTTCCCCTGAGTACCGATTCCAGTAAAGTAGCCATTCACGCGGTTGCCCAAGAGGATGTGGTATGGGAAACCATGGAACAGCTTAAACGAGCCGGTGCAAGTTCTATCTTGGTTCTCCCTATCGAAAAGATTATTGAGTAG